The Poriferisphaera corsica DNA segment GCGCGTGAGCTACTGGGATACGATCCGACGACACCTGTTGAGATTGGATTGAAACATATGTGGGAATGGTACCGAGATATGTATATTGACTAACAGTCAGTTAGATAAATGAATGAGATACAGGTCAAGTGAATGCTTGGCCTGTTTTTTATGGATTGAGTGGTGTATGGCTTGGTGTTTACAGGGTGTTATCTGGTCTTGATGGTGTGGGCTGAATTGTCGATAACATAAGCAATTGAAGGGGTAATGATTATGTGGGAAGCATTAAAAACAGATGTGCATGCGGTGTGGCTGTTTTTAAGCAACTTGTACATGGTTTTCTCGCACCTGTATTGGCTGTTGATCTTGTTTATGCTGTGCATATTGATGTGCGGGGTGTTATTGTCAATCTTTGATCAGAAATCTTTGGGGAAATCAATTTACCTGGCGTTTATAACTGCGTTAACAATAGGTTATGGTGACGTGACGCCACATACGCATCGCGCAAAGGTTGTTTCGATTGCTGTTGGATTGATTGGATTGGTTGTAACGGGAGTCGTGGTGGCGGCAGCAATCAAGGCAGCAGAGTCTACGATTGAAGAGATAGAGATGCGTCCGTTACTTGAAGATATGGAACAAGAGTCAGAGGGTTATATTACAGAACGCAGTTCCGAAAGATGAGGATGATGGCGAGAGGTCTTTGTTGTGAGATTGGAGAGGTAAGCCCATCATTCGTGCGTCTTCATCATGACTCACGCGCTGGCCAGTGGGTCGATATCGTACAATCGAGATGTCTTCGTGAATGGGCCGTTCAATTTTTACAAGTCCTGTGAATCATTACGCAACTCACTCTAGTCGTGAATGAGATACGTTAACGTATAGGGATACGCTATAAACCTTAGTAAACCTAATGGTATTCTCTAATTACAACTCCTAGGTACTTTCGTTATTTTGTACGAACTAAGCATCATTAGTGAAAGGTTTGTCGATGCGTCTGTTAGGTCATGTCCTTCTTTGTTTTATTCTGCTTCTATTAACATTGTCGATGGGTTACACCGCTGATCGTGAGATCATGATGGGGATGGTTTCGTTCAATGAAGAAGAGGTGGTGGACGACTCATTGCAATGGACGGATTACAGTGATCGAATGATTTCTTTTTCGGGGTATAGTTGGCGTGTGAAGGGGCGTCATGACAATGAACGTTATGAGCCGGGCGGGAATTACTATTCAAATGACTCACGTGATGTTTATGTGGATGACAAGGGTTTTTTGCACCTGAGTGTGGTTTATCGTGACGGGAAATGGTGGTCGTCAGAAATTGTTGCAGAAGAAGTGTTGGGATATGGCCAGTATATCTTTCAGTTAGATAGTCGTGTGGACAAGCTTGATAAGAACTTGGTGATGGATTTACATTTGTATGAGTATCAAGCGAGCAATGAACATAAAGATCGACAAAATGTTCATAATGCTTTTTATCTGCAATTTAGCAGATGGCAGGATGAC contains these protein-coding regions:
- a CDS encoding potassium channel family protein; the encoded protein is MWEALKTDVHAVWLFLSNLYMVFSHLYWLLILFMLCILMCGVLLSIFDQKSLGKSIYLAFITALTIGYGDVTPHTHRAKVVSIAVGLIGLVVTGVVVAAAIKAAESTIEEIEMRPLLEDMEQESEGYITERSSER